Proteins encoded in a region of the Anopheles aquasalis chromosome 2, idAnoAquaMG_Q_19, whole genome shotgun sequence genome:
- the LOC126581065 gene encoding cuticle protein 19.8-like: MYSKVVIALALCTVLSTVSAGVVPVAAPLAAAGVVAPYATSYNAHTVNHNIAAPYVAATPVAAPVAAVAKYVAAPVAAAAPVAKYVAAPVAAAAYTAYSAAPVLPAAAAAYTAAYGGAAVLPAAAAYTAYGAATYPYLF; encoded by the exons ATGTACTCCAAAGTTGTG ATTGCCCTTGCCCTGTGCACCGTCCTGAGCACCGTTTCGGCTGGTGTGGTGCCGGTAGCAGCGCCATTGGCGGCCGCCGGAGTCGTAGCACCGTACGCCACCTCCTACAATGCCCACACCGTGAACCACAACATTGCGGCACCGTACGTTGCCGCCACCCCGGTCGCTGCCCCCGTTGCTGCCGTCGCCAAGTACGTTGCTgctccagttgctgctgctgctccggttgctaaGTACGTTGCCGCGCCGGTGGCAGCCGCCGCATACACGGCCTACAGTGCCGCTCCGGTTCTgccagcggccgctgctgcctaCACGGCTGCCTACGGTGGTGCGGCAGTGTTGCCAGCTGCTGCGGCCTACACGGCCTACGGGGCAGCCACCTATCCCTATCTGTTCTAA
- the LOC126581069 gene encoding cuticle protein 38-like, with amino-acid sequence MFSKVIFVALLAVVAVSAKPLVPLAYTTAAAAAAAPYVAAAPYFAASPYAAPYTALPAAAAAAYAAPLTAAYTSALPYAAGYPYAAPYTSFVL; translated from the exons ATGTTCTCCAAAGTG ATCTTTGTTGCTCTGCTGGCCGTGGTTGCCGTGTCCGCGAAGCCGCTGGTGCCACTGGCATAcaccacagctgctgctgctgctgctgccccgtacgtagctgctgctccctACTTTGCTGCTTCGCCCTACGCGGCGCCCTATACCGctctgccagctgctgctgctgctgcttatgcggCTCCATTGACCGCTGCCTACACTTCGGCCCTTCCGTACGCAGCAGGATACCCCTATGCTGCCCCTTATACCTCTTTCGTCCTGTAA